The sequence below is a genomic window from Oceanivirga salmonicida.
AAGTTACTGATTTTACATTTATTACTAAATGGGTGAATAGTTGTGATGAAAGAGAACAACAAGAAATGTACAAGGCAGGATTTAAAACATATGTTTTAACACAAAACATGTTAATAATTTCTTTGGTGTTAATAGGGTTGCATACTTTTGTAACAAAGCGTGGAGTTTTTAGTATATTTATTTTAATGCTTATTTTAATAATAGAAAATATTTATTATTATATATTAACAAATAAAAAATAGTAAATAGTTTATGTAATTAGTAAATTAGATATGGAGAAATTGAAATGATAGAGATTAAAAAATTAACAAAAGCGTATGGAGATAAAATAGTAGTTAATAATCTTAATGTTGAAATAGAAGATGGTAAAGTTGTTGCATTTATTGGTCAAAATGGAGCAGGTAAAACTACAACGCTAAATATGATAACAGGAATACTTGAAATGGATTCAGGTAGTGTTAAGTTAAACGGATTAAGTGTAGAAGATAAGGGATATAAGAGACAATTTTTTTACATTTTTGATACACCAGATAGTTTTTTATATCTAACTGGTATGGAATACTTGGATTTTTTAATTGATGTATATGAAATAGATAAGATAGACATTCAAAGTAGAATTGATAAATTATTATTAGATTTTGATATGGCTGCAATAATTAATGACTATATAGAGTCGTATTCACATGGAATGAGACAAAAGATGATGATATTGGGTTCTTTGCTTGTTAGACCTAAAATTCTAATCTTAGATGAGCCATTACATGGATTAGATCCAATAATTTCATTTAAATTGAAAAATATTATGAAAGAGTATGTTAAAGAAGGGAA
It includes:
- a CDS encoding ABC transporter ATP-binding protein; its protein translation is MIEIKKLTKAYGDKIVVNNLNVEIEDGKVVAFIGQNGAGKTTTLNMITGILEMDSGSVKLNGLSVEDKGYKRQFFYIFDTPDSFLYLTGMEYLDFLIDVYEIDKIDIQSRIDKLLLDFDMAAIINDYIESYSHGMRQKMMILGSLLVRPKILILDEPLHGLDPIISFKLKNIMKEYVKEGNIVLFSTHVLEVAEKLCDSXR